The genome window tctccctcattggcaggtggtttctttaacattgaaccaccaggaaagccaaagaAATATACAGCACTTTTTCCTAAAAGGAGAAACAATTCTAGAATTTGACAATAGTCATCAAAGCATTCCACCAGGTGAATTAAGTGACTCTTTgacatttatttgttttgctcTTGATGGTACTAGAGCTGAttctggaaacaactgagcatctgCTTCTACTGAATCAATTACCACCCTCTTTGTGGCAAAATCTCCAGCTGATATCAGGAAAATTAGCCCACTGCACATCCAGTTTCAAACAGATCCCTTAAAACCTCTTCCCAGAATTAATCAATATCCTATAAGTAAAGAAGCCCTTCAAAGCATAAAAATCATATTAGATTATAAGGCTCAACACCTCATTGTCCCTTATACTAGTCCCCATATGttatgttagttgttcagtcatgtccaactctttgcaaccctatggactgtagcccaacaggctcctctgtccatggggttctccaggcaagaatattggagtaggtagccattcgcttctccaggggatcttcctgatgtgggatcgaacccaggtgtcccacttacaggcagactctaccatccgAGCCACAGGGGATCCCAATGCTcctattttactgatgagaaaacttaAGGACTGAGAGTGGAGGTTTGAGACAGAACCATTTAACCATTTTTGTACCTCAGTAGAAGTTCTCCTGAATTTTCATCACACTGAACATTTCTCAGTCAGCTGCCTCACCTCATAAGAAGTCCTTTGGCTAACTGTTCCTCGCACCACTCATTTAGGTTGTAATAATCTTGACGCTGCTACTCTTCTCCCCTCTGGCACTGATGAAGTTCCTCATGATTGCTTAACACTGATGGGATGACCTACTGACTTCTGGTGACCATCAGTTCTCTGGGTAACTGATTATTCTTGGCTCACTGACAGTTCTTATTTAAAAGATGGCAATGGCATATTCTGTACTGGGTATGCTATTGCAACTTCTTATATTTTTGAGGTGGTACCTTTATCTATGGCTACTTCAGCTTAACAGGCTGACTCATATGCTCTTATGTGAGCCTGTACCTTTTAGTCAAGTATAAAACTGCCAAAATTTATACTAAATAGTAGATATGCTTTTGGAGTAGCTCATGATTTTGGAATGTGGTGGAAGTAATGTGGTTTCCTCTTGTCTATCACGTGGCTTATCTTTGGTGAATAATTAAATTCAAATAGTCAACTCCAAAACAAGCTGCCATTTTGAAATGTCTTCTTGGGAATTCTTTGAGGACCTGGGAAAAAATCAAAAGCCAGGAGACTGAATATTCTTCTGAATTCAGACTCCATGTAAAGCTGACATGCCTCTTTAATCAGCCTGGTCAAATTACAGATTCACAAAATCTTTGTTGACTGCCCATGATGTGCCAGGAATTTGTTTTAGATTTGTGTCAGAGTTCTCCTACACTTTGGCTTGTGAGCATCACAGTACTTCTCCCTAACAGCTTGCAATATGGGTATTACACTTTTTTTCCAGAATGAGAAATTGAATGCCCAAGACCACAGTGCTCAGAGATGATAGGAAAAGGAGCTGTGAATCAAAATTTCCTGATTCTAAAACCAGAGCTCCTCTCACCACACTCCAGCTCAACCTCACTAACAAATTTTAGCTCCACTTTGTTCCACATGGGACCCACATGTCCTACAGCCTGGGTCAACCCAAgtttgagaagattccctgagaACAACTGGGGCATGCTCTGAGATGGCAAAATGCCACTCATGGGACCAAGGTAAAGCCTCCAAGCAGTTGTAAGTAGGGGCCAGCATGCACACTTCAGAATCTGGCACCTGAAGAAGTGATTTTTCAACAGAGAAGCCCTAGCAAACAGCCGTGTTACAAGTCAACTCAGACATGTCGGAAGCAATTTTTAAAGACTGTGCTCCAATTAACAAGGGTCTTTAGCAGATCCTATGTATTTTTGTCATATCTGTGTTTGAGACTCCCCCATCCCCTTTAAAACTAAGCTTGCAAGCAAATGTAGTTATACAAGGCAGCCATATTGTACAAAGCTATCAACTCTTCCCCCAGAATAGATTAAGAACCCACAGTCAATGGGAAGATATAATTGCCCCCCAGTTTATGAAAAATTTCTCTCCTTCTGATTTTTTCACTGAGACTGGAGGCTAAACTAAAAGCAATAATCATCTAACAAAAATGCCTCTGGGGTAATTGGGATCAGTCTTGGGGCAGCTGAGTCCTACTGGTtttcatttgtacattttttttttttttttttactctgtgaTTAATGGAGGAGGAGACGGAGACAACAGAGGgtggaaagggggaaagaaaaaaaaaatcatttgactcTGCACAATCAAAAATGTGGAGGAATGATGGTGGAAGAGAGATTGTGTCTGTCAGCTTCTCATTTGCTTTCCATTGGCCAAACAAAATCATATAATTTGCACTCCCTCTTGTGTTTTTCTTCAAATAGTTTGGGACAAACAAGTCACACATTGGCAAGTTTGAAACTAAACACAATTTGCCTTCTCTCCCTAGCAGGGATAAACACAAagatcaacagaatgaaaaaacaATCCAGCTGTATTTTCAAAGCCAAGCAGAGATTAGGAGCCTTGGAGCCCTACAAGATTAGGCAGTCTAACTGCTCATTTTCCAAATGAGGTGGGAGCCTAGAGAGCTGAACCCAAGGTCCAAGGTCACCAGGCAAGTTGTCTTCAGGAGCAGGATCCAAGTTCAGGCCTCCTGATTCAGAGTCCAGGGCTCTTCCTTTaggatttaaaaaatcatccgAGTGCTATTTTGTGTGGCTCTAAAAGGGGCCATTAGAAAGGGGCCCCACCCATCTACTGGTCCCCTAAATTGGAGGACTAGACAGACAGTTGTAATTAGGTCATCCCCAGGCTCTGTGCCAGGCAATGGCCTGCCTACGGGAAGCCGCTGGAGACTGTCATTGAGGTAAGGCTGGACTCTGAGTCAGCCATCTGTCTGGAAGGGTTTTAGATAATTAAATATGCTTGCTGGAGGCAGTGGGGATGGATGAATAAGGCCTGATAAAGGGGCTCCCACCTGCAGCTATGAACCATTACCCCCATCCCTTTTGCAGGCTGGCTGAGCCCCTCAGTCCTGGCAGTAACCAAGCTGACCCCATCCCTCCAGGACTAGCTTCTGCTGTCATCTTACAGAGCCCTCCCTCCCCGGGATGAAGAACTGCCCTGAATCCAGTCCCTACCACCCTGACCCATGCGGACTGAGCCCATGCAGTGGGGCAGCAGACTCTCAAGTAGCCCATCACCAAGGCTAAGCACTTATGCTCTGGAGCTGAGACTCGCTGGATCCAAATCCTGGATCGACCGTTTTCCAGTTGAGGAAACCCCTGATCTCTAAACAGCAGTTTATCTACCTATAAAGTGACTTATAGATTTAAAGCACTCAGCATGGTGCTTGGTTGGGTTAAGCAATCAATGACAGCTGTTTTTATTGCTTAGAAGTCCTCTTTATTGCCTGGCTCCTCCACCCATCAGTCTTTTCCTCCTGACCTTTCATCTCTGTGCTGGTGGAGTGACACTCAGAATTTTGTGCTTGACCACCCCTAAGCCCCAATCCACCACATGCCCATGGAGACCCCTCAGTAGAATCTCCTCTGCACAGTTACCATAGCAGCAACCAGCCAGCTGGGCTTCCTCCTCCCCAGGCCAGCCTCCCCCTAAGTCTGCCTTCACCCTCTCCCCCAACCCACTCCATGGCCTTGCCCCCATGCAGGCTGCTGTGACTAACTGGCCTCATAGTGCATAGCTTCTGGGATGGGCTCTGACCAAATACTAGTGTGAGACAGTCACACGCCACAGTGGAGACAGAGGCTCAGGCCATTTCTGTGTCATTAACCATTGCAGAACCCAGTTCAATGAGAAGACTTCTCCCAAAGGATTTCAATAAACTATTTCCCAGCAATGAAATCCATTTTAAATGCAGACAGAGAAGGACCTTGGTACTCAAAACTGAGAGGGCACATTTAATTGGGATGGCTAAAAGCtatttcatttcacttctcttggCTTAAATTTCTTTGACCCCTCTTCCCCCACTCAGTAGCCTTAAATCAATTCTCAAACTGTGGTGAAGGTTCTGTTGTTTATTTTCCCCAATCTACTGGGTACCAATACTTTTTTTGTAAGATAGTCCGAATAAGTTATTACCATACTAAAGTGCCATTTGGATGTCACAGCAAAATTGAATTGCTACAAAGTTTCACAAAGACTTTCAGTTTCTGTACTTATCTTTTGGCAAACTAGTAAATGTTTCACAAAGCCATACTAGTCCCTGGACCAAACTGAGAGCCACGGAGAAGTCCATCTGCCATGGACACCCCTCCACCCCATCGTGGGTTTTTGTCCTGTAATGTGGTCTGCTCAGCATCGACCCTGCCACACCCGGAGCATGCAGTGGAAAGGATCCTGGTAGGATTTGCCCAGTCTCCAGTGAGCTCTATCCCCTGCGGGTCAAGCCTCCCCCAGCGAGAGGGGTATGTTGCTGCATCACCAGCCGTGTGCAGCACGCTGGCTCTTACCATTCCTTTCCAGCCCTGTTGATCTCCTCCCACCAGCACTCCGTAGGCTCCCCCAGGCTCTGGGGTGTGGGCATACAGGCGTAGTTCCACTGTCTGTCGGAACCTTCCTTCTTGTTGAAGATGCTCCTCACGGCCACCACCACCTGCCCATGGGGACACTGGTAGCTGAAGCCCTGCCGGTTCAGATTCACCCACCCATCATCACTGTAGTCGTGGTACTGATGATAGGAGTACCCATAGTCACCATACTGCCCCCAGGCCACGGTGACCAGTGGCAGAAGCACCCACAGAAGAGTGAGGTCCATGCCGTCTGGGCTTCTGGCAAAAAATGTCACCCTATGTCTGCTGGGCTGCTGGTTTTATACAGCTGCTGCTGACATGTGGCTTCCAGATGTGGGTGAGCAGGCTCCAACTGCAGTGTGTCATCGTTTAAGCAAAACTTTTCGGCGTGGAAATATTGGCCATAAGTACATTCAGTTTGTTTTAAGGTGGAATTCTAAGAAAATGTAAGGAACATGCAAACGGAAGAaactcccagagaaggaaaaaattagCAGTTAGATTATAAAAGCAAATGTTTCACACTCCTTAGAAACAGTGTTAGAATAAAAACAGTGTGTTTGTCCCTCCTCTCTTAGCACCTCACCTCTCTCTGCCCCCAACTTCACCCACCACTAGCAAACCCCTGTATTTATTCTCCAAACCACCAACCACCCTTCCAGGACCACATAAATATGCAGAATGAGATTTCAAAACACCAAAATAATAGGATGAAGGAACAGAATCATTTAGATTTCTATAAGCCTGGATGCCTGCTTTTTTAAAcgtttttctttgtgtgtgtgtgtggtaagtcccttaatataaaacatactattttaaccatatttaactgtacagttcagtggcaccaagtacattcacattgctgtataaATCTCACCAACAACCATCTCCcaaaattttcactttccttaattgaaactctgttcccattaaacactaactccccattccccctccccatATCAGTCTCCACCCCCTGGTCTCTGGAAGCTAACAAGGTACTTTttgattctatgaatttgactgctctaggggtcacacagagtcggacatgactgaagtgacttagcagcagcagcagcagcagctataagtGGAGTCAATCAATTTTTGACTGTTCCTActgtatattggaatgcattttaaGGTTAATTTAATAAATGTCCTACAAACAGATTATACCTTCTTTTTACCCCTGtggtacacagtaggttcttgttagttatctgttttatttttttttatcttcccatttttattttatttttttaatttttatttttactttattttactttacaatactgtattggttttgccatacattgacatgaatcagccacaggtatacatgagttcccaatcctgaacccctctcccacctcccaccccatatcatctctctggatcatccctgtgcaccagcctcaagcatcctgtatcctgtatcgaacatagttggtgattcatttcttacatgatagtatacatttttcaatgccattctcccaaattatcccatcctctccctctcccacagagtccaaaattccattttaaacatctgtgtctcttttgctgtcttgcatagagggttatcattaccatctttctaaattccatatatatgtgttagtatactgtattggtgtttttctttctggcttgcttcactctgtataataggctccagtttcatccacctcattagaactgattcaaatgtattctttttaatggctgagtaatactactttgtgtatatgtaccacagctttcttattcatccatttgctgatggacatctaggttgtttccatgtcctggctattagaaacagtgttgtgatgatcattgcggtacacgtgtctctttcaattctgatttcctcggtgggtatgcccagcagtgggattgctgggtcataaggtagttctatttgcaatttttaaaggaatctccacaccgttctccatagtggctgtactagtttgcattcccaccaacagtgtaagagggttctcttttctccacaccctctccagcatttattgtctgtagacttttggatcgctgccattgtgactggtgtgaaatgatacctcattgtggttttgatttgcatttctctgataataagtgatgttgagcatcttttcatgtgtttgttagccatttgtatgtcttctttggagaaatgactatttagttctttggcccattttttgattgggtcgttcatttttctggaattgagctgcaggagttgcttgtatatttttgagattagttgtttgtcagttgcttcatttgctattattttctcccattcagaaggctgtcttttcaccttgcttatagtttcctttgttgtgcagaagcttttaattttaattagatcccatttgtttatttttgcttttattttgagtATTcagggaggtggatcatagaggatcctgctgtgatttatgtctgagagtgttttgcctatgttctcctctaggagttttatagtttctggtcttatgtttagatctttaatccattttgaatttatttttgtgtatggtgttagaaagtgatctagtttcattcttttacaaatggttgactagttttcccagaaccacctgttaaagagattgtctttaatccattgtatattcttgcctcctttgtcgaagataagctgtccataggtgtgtggatttatctctgggctttctattttgtttcattgatctatatttctgtctttgtgccattaccatactgtcttgatgactgtggctttgtagtagagcctgaagtcaggcaggttgattcctccagttccattcttctttctcaagattgctttggctatttgagtttttttgtatttccatacaaattgtgaaattatttgttctagctctgtgaaaaataccactggtagcttgatagggattgcattgagtaGTATACTCAATGCTTTgggtagattgctttgggtagtatactcattttcactatattgattcttctgatccatgaacatggtatatttctccatctattagtgccctctttgatttctttcatcagtgttttataattttctatatataggtctttagtttctttaggtagatatattcctaagtattttattcttttcgttgcaatggtgaatggaattgtttcattgcaacaaaaagaataaaatacttaggaatagttatctgttttatatacgtcaatctcaatctcccatcCTAACCCTGCTTTCAAGTTCCCAGCCCAATATCTTTTAACCCTGAGTATAAGCatggaatgggcttcccaggtagtgttagtggtaaagaacccacctaatgcaggagacataagagacacaggttcaatccctgtgtcaggaagattccctggaggagggcatggtaattcACTttaatgttcttgcctagagaagtccatggacagaggagcctgtagggctacagcccatagaaCTGCACAGATTTGGAtgggactgaatgactgagcatgtgcatAAGTATGGAATACCAATTTGCAAGCTACTCAGAATTTTAGGTCACGTGTGGATATACTATGGGCCTCTGGAAAGATAAATTGGGCATTATCTCTACACTTAAGCATCCTTCTGAGCTGCTGAAACTGGACCCAGCTATACCTAGAAACTGTGGTTAGCTTTTCAATATATAATGAGTTCAATCTGAATAAAGTCACATTTTATCCTTTGGTGGTTTTCCCTTCCACGTTTTCTTTTTGATGAGGAATATTTACATATAAGAAAATTCATCTCTTCTGTGTTCAGCATACAGTCATTCATCCAGCACCATAATCAAAACATAGAATAGTACCATCAACCCTCAATCTCCCTTACACCCTTTGGTAGTCAAATCCTTCCCAATATCCAGCCACTGGTAACCACTGAACTACTTTCTGTTACtggagttttgccttttctaggatATTCCATaggtggaatcatacagcatgctATCTTTTGTCTGATTCCTTTCACTAGAAATGttttcaagatccatccatgtcgTTGAATATCAGTAGTTCATTTCTATATACTGTTCATGTGACTATACTACAGACTGCTTATATACTACCAGTTGAAAGAATGTAAGTGTATGCATAGTATCAATCATGTATATAcatcaaccccaaactcccaattcatccaTCCCCCTCTACCccaccttggtatccatacatttgttctctatgtctgtatctctatttctgctttgtaaataaggtcaTGCTGTATAGGAGAAACTAATATACATTGTAAAgaagctatattccaataaaatttttttagaaagaatgtAAGTTTGGAGAttggattgacatacatacattactatgtatgaaatagataactaatgagaacctattgcaTAGCATAGGAAATTCTATTCTGTGATGATGTAAATGTGAAGGAAATctttaactgattcattttgctgtatagcagaaactaacacaacattgttaagcaactatactccaataaaattaatttttttaaagcaaaaaaagaataTGAGTTTAATGCATGTACAGCTCACCATGTATTTTCAACTAGGTTCTTATATTATCTTTCTCACAGCCTTATATAGTAGTGAGGCATTATTGTGATTTTTTATTTCCACAGGTAAGAAAACTGTGGTCAGGAAGTTTTTTGGTTCAAATTCCTAGAGCTGGAAGGTCATGATCCCCAGATCTTCTGATCCTAGTCTGTGattcctttcatcattttaacaaAACTATAGTCTACCAATTACACTAGTACATcaacatttagaaataatttccaaataaaatatttatacgtttattaatattaaaacacacactgtgccttccctggtggtccagtggctaagactccatgctctcaatgcaggggacctgagttctatctctggtcagagaacaagatcccacataccacaactaaagattccatatGCTACAAGAGAGAAGAtaccacttgccacaactaaggcctgctacagccaaacaaataaatattaaacacacacgcacactaaTTCACATTatgaatttctgcttttattggcaaagtatgCTCAGTAGGCCCTGGGGAACTTTGAAAACTAAGTATTAAATTGATAGTTTTCAAAGTGTGGTTCTAGGACCCGCAACATCAACATCACTTGGAAAATTATTGGTAGCTCGAATTCTCTGggcctgtgaagtgaaagtcattcagtcgtgtctgactctttgtgaccccatgaactatatagtccatggaattctccaggccagaatactgaagtgggtagcctttcccttctccagcggattttcccaacccaggtctcctgcattgcaggtggattctttaccagctgagccacaagagaagcccaggaatactgg of Capricornis sumatraensis isolate serow.1 chromosome 14, serow.2, whole genome shotgun sequence contains these proteins:
- the DPT gene encoding dermatopontin translates to MDLTLLWVLLPLVTVAWGQYGDYGYSYHQYHDYSDDGWVNLNRQGFSYQCPHGQVVVAVRSIFNKKEGSDRQWNYACMPTPQSLGEPTECWWEEINRAGKEWYQTCSNNGLVAGFQSRYFESVLDREWQFYCCRYSKRCPYSCWLTTEYPGHYGEEMDMISYNYDYYMRGATTTFSAVERDRQWKFIMCRMTDYDCEFANV